GCGCTGTGCAGCGCCGACGTCTCGGTCGAGGAACGTCTGCGCGCGATTGCCGAGCGCGAGGCCGAACGCCATGCGCTCACTTCGGCGATCCGGCTGCCACAGGTGCTGTTCGACGAGGCCGGCGTACATGTCGTGCCCTTCCAGGTCAGCCAGCCGAATTTCATCACCGGCCTCAAGGTGACCGCGGATCTGGTGTGCCTCGATGCACGTCAGGTCGCACCGGCGCTGGATGGTTGCATCGTACTGATCGAGAACGCCGATCCGGGCTACGACTGGATATTCGCGCAGCGTATTGCCGGTCTGGTCACCAAGTATGGCGGCGCTAATTCGCACATGGCGATACGCTGCGCCGAGTTCGGCATTCCGGCCGCCATCGGCTGCGGTGAGCAGCGCTTCGAGGCCTTTCTGCAGGCCCGCCGGCTCAGTCTCGACTGCTCCGCCGGCCTGATCACTCCCTTGCACTGATTGGATTGGATAGAAAAATGGTGGTCTGGATCATCGGCTTATCGGGCTCAGGCAAGACGACGCTTGCCGGACAGGTAACCGCTCGCCTGCGCGACGCCGGACGCTCGGTCGTCATGCTCGATGGCGATATCGTGCGCGAACTGTTCAAGAACGACGTCGATCATTCGATTGAAGGTCGGCGTCGCAATGCAGAACGGCTCTCGAGACTTACCAAGTTCATTTCGGATCAGGAAGTTGATGTGGTGGCTGCTGTTCTGTCCATCTTTCCCGATTGGCGCGAATGGAATCGTCAAAATGTACACGGATACCGCGAGGTGTATCTGAGAGCATCGATGGAAACGCTGTTGCGCCGCGAGACGAAAGGTCTTTACGCACGTGCATTGCGCGGTGAGATAAACAACGTCGTGGGGGTGGATATTCCATTCCCTGAGCCGGAGAATCCAGATCTGGTGCTCGATAACAATATTGATCGAACCGATTTCAGTGAAATGGTTTCCTCGGTCGTAAGTCTTGCCATGCAGGAGCGGGGCAGTCGAAAAGCATGACGATATTCGCAGTCCTTGCGGTACTGCTTCTGATCGAGGTGGCGCTCATTTTCTGCGTGCGTCTGCAGCGCAGCGTGTTCCCCTGGTTGATCACGGAACGCGATGAAAAGCCATTTCTTTCGCCAGAGGCGGTATGCAACTTCATCGACAAGAGCCATGATGCTGAACTCGGGTGGGTCAGGCGTCCGGGGTCCCACGGAATCGAACGTGGCCAGTATGGAACGGTGGAATATCACATCGATGGATATGGCGCCCGCATGCTGGCGGGCAATCCTCCTCCGAGGGTGGCCGCCTTTGGTGACTCTTATGTTTTCTGCCGCCAGGTAGAAGACAACGAGACGTGGGAGGCGCAGTGGTCGAATGCGCGAGGGATTGGGGTTCTGAACTTTGGCGTGGGCAATTACGGAGCGGATCAGGCCCTGATCAGGTATGAACGGACATCGCTTCCGTCGACGGTGACTCACGTCATTCTTGGTTTCGTGCCCGAGACCATCTGCCGCATTCAGTCCAGCTGGAAACACTATCTCGAGTTTGGCAACATCCTTGCGTTCAAACCGAGGTTCCGTCTCGATGAGGCTGGCCGGCTGCAGCGTATCGAGAACGTGATGCGCACAGCCGACGATTTCGCAAAGTTGGACAATTACCTGCCGGAACTGAGGCAAACCGATGGTTTCTACAGGAGGAAATTTCGCTCCGTGCAGTTCAGGCTGCCATACACCTTGAGTTTTCTGCGGCACCCGCTCCGTAACGCAATGCTCATGTCGGCAGTAGCCGCCCGGGCGTTTGCACGAACGATTGGTACAGCTCATCCCTGGATCGAGGGCCTGCCGTTCAGCATCGTCATGCGCCAAAATATACGAGATGCTCACGCGATGTACCGCGACACAGATGCGACGGCCCTGCTGGAGGCGATACTGAGACGCTTTGTAGATGAGGCCCGGCGCCGCGGCCATCGGCCCCTCGTCGTCGTAATGCCGCAATTGCTCGACTTGCGAATGGGCGGTCGGAAGCCGGTTTACAGCCCCTTCTTTGAGGAGATCGCTCGTACGCTTCCGTTACTCGATCTGACTTCGGAACTGCAAGCGACGAACTTCGAGGCGTGCTATGTGAATGATCAGTATGGCGGGCATTTCTCTGTGCGCGGCAACCAATTGGTTGCCTCCGTGCTTTCGCGCCGCCTGGCGGCCGACCTCGACACTATTTAAGACGGACGGATAAAAATTTCATGAGAGTTACCTATCGCCATGCCAACAACAAGGAATACTGGACCCGTCGTTGGGGCGATATTCCTGCCGATGTTCCGATGCAGAACAGAACCGTCTATCCGCTCAAATATGCGGAACAGACGGTGACGGCAAATGACGGCGCAATTCTTGAGGCCGGTTGTGGCGCCGGGCGCATCCTGCGCTATTACCACGAGAGCGGATACGACATTACCGGTATTGATTTCATTGACGTGGCAGTCGAGAAACTGCGCGCCGTCGATCCGACACTCAAGGTTGAAACGGGTGACATCACGCAGCTGCGTTTCGCGGACGCCTCATTTCGATATCTTTTGGCGTTCGGGCTATATCACAATCTGGAACACGGTCTGGCTGAGGCAGTGGGCGAAACAGCTCGTGTGCTGCAGAGTGGGGGGCGTGTCTGTGCTTCGTTTCGTGCGGACAATATACAGACTCGACTGACGGACTGGCTGACCGAACGACGTGCACGCAAGAGCGGCAAGACGATGGGCAAAGCATTTCACAAGATGAACCTGACCCGGCGCGAATTTGCCGCCTTGTTCGAGCGTGCAGGTTTCGTGGTCGAGTCGGTGTCTCCGGTCGAGAATATGCCGATCCTGTACAAGTTCGCTTTCTTCCGCGCACGCACGCACAAGGTGTTCGATGAGAACCGTGCTCGTGCCGAGGGTTACCGCCTGTCCGGTCTGGGGCAGTTGCTGCAGGATGCGCTGATGCGCTTCCTGCCAGACCAGTTCTGCAACATCTATGTTCTGATCGCACACAAGCCATGAAACTGCGCGATCGAGCGCAGGTAACCTTCATTGCTGTCAGCCAGCGCAGTGACAACATAGAGTCGCGCGCCGAGACGCGCGATGCGCTCGACCAGCGGCTCATCGGCTGGGTGCGCGCGCTCGGTGCTCTGCCCCTGCCGGTGCCGAATGCGCTGGGCGATGAACTGGCGGTCTGGCTGAAGACGCTGTCGCCAGAGGCGGTACTGCTGTCAGGCGGCAACGACATCGGCGGCTGCCCTGAACGCGATCGCACCGAAACCGAGCTGCTGGATTATGCGGAGCGTGCAGGACTGCCGGTGCTGGGCATCTGCCGTGGCATGCAGATGCTGGCGCACCATGCGGGCGGCATCCTGCTGCCGGTATCTAGCCACGCCGGCACGCGCCACCCGTTGCTGGGTGACGCGGTGGCGTCTGGCGAAATGCCCGCCGAGGTGAACAGCTTCCACAACTGGGGACTGGCCGCCTGTCCTCAGGACTATGCAGTGCTGGCCACCGCGCCGGATGGCAGCATCGAAGCGATGCGCCACGGCAAGCGCCGGTGGGAAGGATGGATGTGGCATCCGGAGCGTGAAGCGCCCTTCGGTGAAACCGAACTGGCGCGCGCGCGACAACTGCTGATTGGAGATTGAGAAATGAAAGCGCTGATACTGGCAGCGGGTGAGGGTACTCGGCTGCGCCCCTACACGCTTGATCGCCCCAAATGTCTGGTCGAGGTCGAGGGTGTAAGCCTGCTTGATCGCCAGTTGGCGGTGCTGCGCAGCGAGGGCGTTGCTGACATTGCGCTGATCGGCGGCTACCGCAGCGACATGCTCAAGCGTCAGGGCCTTGGTCTGGAGTTGAATCCGCGTTATGCAGAGACCAATATGGTATGGACGCTGTTCAGTGCAGAGAAATTGCTGCAGGGCGAGCTGGTGCTGGCCTACGGCGATATTGTCTATTCGCGCGAAGTCCTGCGTGGGCTGCTGGCGTCGACAGCGGATATCGCAGTCACCATCGATCTCGACTGGGAGCAGTACTGGCGGGCACGCAACGAGAATCCGCTGGAGGATGCCGAGACCTTGCGGATGGATGAAACTGGCCACATCCTGGAGATCGGCCAGAAGCCGGTGTCGCTCGAACAGATACAGGGTCAGTACATGGGCCTGATGAAGTTCTCGCCACGCGGCCTCGAAATCCTGCGCGACACTTTTCACCGTGCTCTCGCGGCGGGTTCGTTACGCGGGAAGTCGCCAGAGAAGGCTTACATGACCGATCTGCTGCAGCTCATGATCGATGAGGGCAATGCTCTGTCGGCGGTAAAGGTGCAGGGCGGTTGGGTCGAGGTCGACACGGTGAGCGACCTGGAGTCTGCAGTCACCCGGCAACGACTAGCGGCGATCGCTTCGGCGCTTTGAGGCCATATGGTGTCCTTCCTAAGTCGCGTGTTCTCTGATCGCTATGTCAATGAAGCCGCCATCGGCTCGAATCTGCTCTTGCTGGCGATGTACAGATTTGCCTATCCCTTTTCTGTGCTGCTCATAGGGCTGAGGTTGAGCCCGAACTTCATTACGACCTTATCTCTTCTATGTGCCCTGCTTGCTGCACTGGCCCTTGCGCTTGCCGAAGGTACCGTTATTTTTGCTGCGTTCTGGGGGCTTACAGTGCTGCTGGACTTTTGCGATGGCACTGTCGCGCGCATGACCGGCAGGGTCAGGCGTACGGCCTTCCGCTACGATCACTTCAGCGACCTGATCAAGATCTTTCTCGTCATCCTCGGCGGAGGATTTCGCTATGACAACACAGCGATTTGGTGTGTGTGTCTGGCTGCCAGTTTCTGCTTCATGTTCTACATCGTGATCAATCATGATCTTGGCGGTATCCGCCAGCGCTTGATCGATACGGCGGAAGGGCGGGCTCCATCTCGAGTGGCCGTATCGCAGCGCAGATCGGCAACAATCATGCAAGTGCTCGTAGCTGCACTCCTGACCATCAACGGCCACACGATGCTGGTCTTCTTCCTTCTGGGGTTCGGCGAGGTCGAGGCGATGCTCGGATTGACCTATTTTCTTGCGCTCTCGGCGCTTCGCGCCGCGCGTTGCATCCATATCATGATCGGCTTGCCGAAATAGGCGATCGACGGCGCTTTGTACTCTCCTCGTTCAACGATGTCCGATCACAGCCCTCCGCTGATATCCGTCTGCATTCCGACATACAACGGTCATCCGTACATCGAAACGCTGATCGCCGAACTGTTGCGTTCATCGCGCAGCGATTTCGAGATCGTGGTGTCGGATGACTGCTCGACCGATGAAACATGGGATTTCGTCGTTCGGGTTAGCCAGTCCGATCACCGTCTCCGGTGCTTTCGCAACGAGAGCAATCTCGGCATGGACCGCAATTTCGCGGCCTGCGTGGCGCGCGCGCGCGGGCGCTTCGTGTGGCTGACCGGTCAGGACGACCGCCTGTTTCACGAGGGGCTCGATGCGATTGCGGCGATGATCCTGGCGCGTCCGGAACTCGATTTCCTGCACCTGAACTACACGCGGGTCGAAGAGGCCAAGAGCGACGGCGCCTCCATCCGGCCGGTAGCGGGCGATCAGCATGAGTTCGGCGTCGGGATAGACAGCTTTCTGGCCCGAACCGGCGGATGGCTGCCCACCTTTCTTCCGCTGTTCGTGATGAAGAGGGTGCTGTGGGAGGGCGTGGACATCAGTCACTATTTCGGCACGTATTTCTGTCAGGTGGGGGCCTTCGTCGAATCCTCGCGCGCGATCCGCTGGTGCCACCTGGACGGCAACTACGTGGTCGGACTGACGCCGGTCGATGGCTGGCAGTTCAAGCCGCTGTCCTATGCTCGCATCGTTTTCGGAAACTACGTCATGCTGGACCGTGTCGAGCGACGTTGCGACTGGCTGGGGCCCGCGTTCATCCGGACGCAGTATTGGAAGATCTACGACCAGCTCGTGTATGCGCTCATCATGCTGAGTGCTTGCCGACTCAGCGTGGATGCCCCTCTGCTGGAGGGCATGAAGCAGGCGGCCAGTCGTGTGCCGTATGTGAACCTGACGCTCAGGCTGATGCTGCACATGCCTGCGCCACTCGGAAGGCTTGCAGTCGTTCTGATCAAGGCGCGCCGGGTGGTCCGCCGATTTAAGTC
The window above is part of the Methyloversatilis discipulorum genome. Proteins encoded here:
- a CDS encoding adenylyl-sulfate kinase — protein: MVVWIIGLSGSGKTTLAGQVTARLRDAGRSVVMLDGDIVRELFKNDVDHSIEGRRRNAERLSRLTKFISDQEVDVVAAVLSIFPDWREWNRQNVHGYREVYLRASMETLLRRETKGLYARALRGEINNVVGVDIPFPEPENPDLVLDNNIDRTDFSEMVSSVVSLAMQERGSRKA
- a CDS encoding class I SAM-dependent methyltransferase, producing MRVTYRHANNKEYWTRRWGDIPADVPMQNRTVYPLKYAEQTVTANDGAILEAGCGAGRILRYYHESGYDITGIDFIDVAVEKLRAVDPTLKVETGDITQLRFADASFRYLLAFGLYHNLEHGLAEAVGETARVLQSGGRVCASFRADNIQTRLTDWLTERRARKSGKTMGKAFHKMNLTRREFAALFERAGFVVESVSPVENMPILYKFAFFRARTHKVFDENRARAEGYRLSGLGQLLQDALMRFLPDQFCNIYVLIAHKP
- a CDS encoding gamma-glutamyl-gamma-aminobutyrate hydrolase, which encodes MKLRDRAQVTFIAVSQRSDNIESRAETRDALDQRLIGWVRALGALPLPVPNALGDELAVWLKTLSPEAVLLSGGNDIGGCPERDRTETELLDYAERAGLPVLGICRGMQMLAHHAGGILLPVSSHAGTRHPLLGDAVASGEMPAEVNSFHNWGLAACPQDYAVLATAPDGSIEAMRHGKRRWEGWMWHPEREAPFGETELARARQLLIGD
- a CDS encoding sugar phosphate nucleotidyltransferase; the encoded protein is MKALILAAGEGTRLRPYTLDRPKCLVEVEGVSLLDRQLAVLRSEGVADIALIGGYRSDMLKRQGLGLELNPRYAETNMVWTLFSAEKLLQGELVLAYGDIVYSREVLRGLLASTADIAVTIDLDWEQYWRARNENPLEDAETLRMDETGHILEIGQKPVSLEQIQGQYMGLMKFSPRGLEILRDTFHRALAAGSLRGKSPEKAYMTDLLQLMIDEGNALSAVKVQGGWVEVDTVSDLESAVTRQRLAAIASAL
- a CDS encoding CDP-alcohol phosphatidyltransferase family protein is translated as MVSFLSRVFSDRYVNEAAIGSNLLLLAMYRFAYPFSVLLIGLRLSPNFITTLSLLCALLAALALALAEGTVIFAAFWGLTVLLDFCDGTVARMTGRVRRTAFRYDHFSDLIKIFLVILGGGFRYDNTAIWCVCLAASFCFMFYIVINHDLGGIRQRLIDTAEGRAPSRVAVSQRRSATIMQVLVAALLTINGHTMLVFFLLGFGEVEAMLGLTYFLALSALRAARCIHIMIGLPK
- a CDS encoding glycosyltransferase family 2 protein; this encodes MSDHSPPLISVCIPTYNGHPYIETLIAELLRSSRSDFEIVVSDDCSTDETWDFVVRVSQSDHRLRCFRNESNLGMDRNFAACVARARGRFVWLTGQDDRLFHEGLDAIAAMILARPELDFLHLNYTRVEEAKSDGASIRPVAGDQHEFGVGIDSFLARTGGWLPTFLPLFVMKRVLWEGVDISHYFGTYFCQVGAFVESSRAIRWCHLDGNYVVGLTPVDGWQFKPLSYARIVFGNYVMLDRVERRCDWLGPAFIRTQYWKIYDQLVYALIMLSACRLSVDAPLLEGMKQAASRVPYVNLTLRLMLHMPAPLGRLAVVLIKARRVVRRFKSGMQSKLSTRSASQGAGSS